In one Oligoflexus sp. genomic region, the following are encoded:
- a CDS encoding Kelch repeat-containing protein: protein MHAQVVMILISLSLGGCFYMPVVSKGKVSTLDEAPRLAATVSSTAGKAISSYDPSAKVATTIPAPSGALAGSSVTLPAGALAIAADLVVEEAVPLSQTSVAGSLAISSDITIKPVGSGLIIRPTENVDLTKPLTIAMPINPTAGLALNNGKYYTVFYKYFVNGELKAGAIASSDLRFSEAGSVLFEGYFGAYWLAEVSAPIAEKLEVTTAEPIVNKDNVAVVTHTGVVTETEVLSKASIPVVKWLNVSLSMDSAQRTVKAAASIESGRSLNACQVDLFEKIEATGGLNIEAGSSLSVSYKIAKVEAHTLYARFRCMDDQARQTISPWSSAVSVPGAAAPVAQPASNFCGAGAPELRLTTTTYTAAGTYATKAFTAAGNCVYTVDMDAIWGGGFGIATADGKTRCFANQGSFVGEQTVSCMASTDTSPNLWLPQGNYTIQLDFSASASNPKMTIGLQSCNIGDLYLLTTSDYYNWPTPATTNRMNHLGGCQYAVEANKVIEGTQYIRIQNLNGSYSCGDGSTLDPHNQKTISCGSTPGYYTLSAYGSFVVGHKYLLNLGNNLDMNGQPTATPYLWAQEVDKCQENRYILGPTSAGNNRQPGVNSFMKNGSCMFEYSFIQSGASFSPFFIGIGEGADKCGVAPATGASSSVYLDCSTSAVGIDFQSSVSANNAYRITIQSDIYTGRPNYVNINPIANVCMDPLYAVKNATTGFRPSLQESLTEISECIYQYEWTPTAASRSLSFVNGNNPGYRCGKFPGRMDPVVNGPAVDGSCYNNYDLAVDYPFTPIGVVDGQRYKINLDFRLGMDRPRINIASHTMAACPELYVTGFGGLPNYPHSSNKMTQTGDCNYSFHFKTPPTTPAYNFRVTDASGNLQCGRMNYNPSTSGSTQTVSMSCGVSPATDFSIGLGTDAHYQVNVHYESGGESNLSIVNMWRPCYSMLDGPSGVEQNAGYTRNTTTVGQCVEEMLWVPTSTTNAFVLRSDYYGNAHYCGLQAGSPQPNLAGGEANALCSIFNVTSSHNVSLANGITPGSKYLVRLDRGETPYDPAKISISPVGNVYAPTQAAWIQGSSAYNSNNTPAYPGARRGAAVWVPEASSFRYMFGGLGYADNAAQSNLADLWRFDTANQTWTLEPDGTYGNPLGFVSTWGTPHPLNRPGGRDSALAIFDPTGAGKLWLFGGSGVSTSGGPGYMNDLWTYDLGTNEWTLVSGDPTIIDQNGVMNAFNVPATTNRPGARVASSGWFHAGKLYVFGGYGYPDSSSPFAGARGHLNDLWVFDTAAKTWAMINGSNLHDNPGDATMPSARRWTMQWKAPNGLVWLFGGHGAASNGVGYLNDMWSYNSATNTWTRFGGPDFINGTMVSGMRSVSSNIIWPASRFAATTWTSSDGKLYMFGGDGRTTNWGNSGYLSDIWNFDPLTGQWTWLAGLTQNSNGVESPWASLPGGYVPQGTFSSLTPGSRSNAMSWPDSSGNVYIFGGVSNYGYFNDLWYLDF from the coding sequence ATGCATGCTCAGGTCGTAATGATCCTCATCAGTTTAAGCCTCGGCGGCTGTTTCTATATGCCGGTTGTGTCCAAGGGAAAAGTTTCCACCCTGGATGAAGCCCCGCGGCTGGCGGCCACGGTATCATCGACCGCAGGCAAGGCGATCTCGTCCTATGACCCTTCGGCAAAGGTGGCCACGACCATCCCAGCGCCCTCGGGAGCGCTCGCGGGTTCCTCGGTGACGCTGCCTGCCGGAGCCCTGGCCATCGCCGCCGACCTGGTTGTCGAGGAAGCGGTCCCCTTATCCCAAACATCCGTCGCGGGCTCACTCGCGATCAGCTCGGACATCACGATCAAACCCGTGGGCTCGGGACTCATCATCCGCCCGACCGAGAATGTGGACCTTACCAAACCCTTGACCATTGCCATGCCTATCAATCCGACAGCGGGACTGGCACTGAATAACGGCAAATACTACACAGTTTTTTATAAATACTTTGTGAATGGAGAATTGAAAGCGGGCGCCATTGCCAGCAGCGACCTCCGCTTTTCGGAAGCAGGTTCGGTCCTCTTCGAAGGCTACTTCGGGGCCTACTGGCTTGCTGAGGTCAGTGCTCCGATCGCGGAAAAACTGGAAGTCACCACAGCGGAACCGATCGTGAATAAGGACAACGTCGCTGTCGTAACCCATACGGGCGTCGTGACGGAAACGGAAGTTCTGAGCAAGGCCAGCATTCCCGTCGTGAAATGGCTGAATGTCTCCCTTTCCATGGATTCGGCGCAACGAACGGTCAAAGCCGCCGCCAGCATTGAAAGCGGCCGCAGTCTGAATGCCTGCCAGGTGGATCTTTTTGAAAAAATCGAGGCCACAGGCGGACTCAATATCGAGGCTGGCTCGTCCTTATCCGTCAGCTATAAAATTGCCAAAGTCGAAGCCCACACTCTCTATGCCCGCTTTCGCTGCATGGATGATCAGGCTCGGCAAACCATTTCCCCTTGGAGCAGTGCGGTCAGCGTCCCCGGTGCGGCAGCACCTGTTGCCCAGCCGGCGTCCAATTTCTGCGGTGCAGGCGCTCCAGAATTACGACTGACGACCACGACCTATACGGCGGCAGGCACTTACGCCACGAAGGCTTTCACTGCAGCCGGTAACTGCGTTTATACGGTGGATATGGATGCCATCTGGGGCGGAGGCTTTGGGATCGCAACAGCTGATGGCAAGACCCGCTGCTTTGCGAATCAAGGATCCTTCGTAGGTGAGCAAACGGTCAGCTGCATGGCGTCCACGGATACCAGCCCCAATCTGTGGCTGCCGCAGGGGAATTATACGATCCAGCTCGACTTTTCGGCGAGCGCCAGCAATCCGAAAATGACGATCGGCCTTCAGAGCTGCAACATCGGGGATCTTTATCTCCTGACGACCAGCGATTACTACAACTGGCCGACCCCTGCCACCACCAACCGCATGAACCATCTGGGCGGTTGCCAGTATGCAGTTGAAGCCAACAAAGTCATCGAGGGAACTCAGTATATCCGCATCCAGAATCTTAATGGCAGCTACAGCTGCGGTGATGGCTCGACCTTGGATCCGCACAATCAAAAGACCATAAGCTGCGGTTCGACGCCGGGCTATTACACCCTGTCCGCTTATGGATCCTTTGTCGTGGGGCATAAGTATCTTCTGAACCTCGGCAACAATCTCGATATGAATGGACAGCCGACCGCCACCCCCTACCTTTGGGCTCAGGAAGTGGATAAGTGCCAGGAAAACCGTTATATCCTTGGACCCACCAGTGCAGGCAACAACCGCCAGCCCGGCGTGAATAGCTTCATGAAAAACGGTAGCTGCATGTTTGAATATTCATTCATACAAAGCGGCGCCAGTTTCTCGCCGTTCTTTATCGGGATAGGCGAGGGTGCCGACAAATGCGGTGTTGCCCCAGCGACAGGCGCATCGAGTTCCGTTTATCTCGATTGTTCGACCAGCGCCGTGGGCATCGACTTCCAGTCCTCCGTCAGCGCGAACAATGCCTACCGCATCACCATTCAGTCGGATATCTATACGGGTCGGCCCAATTACGTGAACATCAACCCGATCGCGAATGTGTGTATGGATCCACTTTACGCCGTGAAGAATGCCACCACAGGCTTCCGCCCGAGTCTTCAGGAATCCCTGACGGAAATCAGTGAGTGCATCTATCAGTATGAATGGACACCGACGGCCGCCAGCCGTTCGTTGAGCTTTGTCAACGGGAACAACCCCGGCTACCGCTGCGGAAAATTCCCTGGGCGCATGGATCCCGTGGTGAATGGACCCGCAGTGGATGGGTCCTGCTACAACAATTATGATCTGGCCGTGGATTATCCTTTCACGCCGATCGGCGTCGTGGATGGTCAGCGTTATAAGATCAACCTCGATTTCCGCCTGGGAATGGACCGACCCAGGATCAATATCGCCAGTCATACGATGGCCGCCTGTCCGGAGCTTTACGTCACGGGCTTCGGTGGGCTTCCGAACTATCCTCATAGCTCGAATAAGATGACGCAAACGGGCGATTGCAATTACAGCTTCCATTTCAAAACGCCCCCGACCACACCCGCTTATAACTTCCGTGTGACGGATGCCTCGGGCAACCTGCAGTGCGGTCGTATGAATTATAATCCCAGCACATCAGGTTCCACGCAGACCGTGTCGATGTCCTGCGGCGTGTCGCCTGCTACCGATTTCTCTATAGGCCTGGGCACGGACGCGCACTATCAGGTGAATGTTCATTACGAAAGCGGCGGTGAATCCAACCTTTCCATAGTCAACATGTGGCGACCCTGCTATTCGATGCTCGATGGCCCATCGGGTGTTGAGCAGAATGCAGGCTATACTCGCAATACGACCACAGTCGGACAGTGTGTGGAAGAAATGCTTTGGGTGCCGACCAGCACAACCAATGCCTTCGTCCTGCGCTCCGATTATTATGGAAACGCGCACTACTGTGGTCTTCAGGCGGGCAGCCCGCAGCCGAACCTCGCCGGAGGTGAAGCCAATGCCCTGTGCTCGATATTCAACGTCACGAGTTCGCATAATGTTTCACTGGCCAATGGCATCACACCCGGATCGAAGTATCTGGTCCGACTCGATCGGGGTGAGACGCCCTATGATCCTGCGAAAATTTCCATAAGTCCTGTGGGCAATGTGTATGCCCCGACCCAGGCGGCCTGGATCCAAGGTTCTTCCGCATACAATAGTAACAATACGCCGGCCTATCCGGGCGCCCGTCGCGGGGCAGCGGTTTGGGTGCCTGAAGCATCCTCCTTTCGCTATATGTTCGGTGGCCTTGGCTACGCTGATAACGCCGCCCAGAGCAACCTCGCGGATCTTTGGCGCTTCGATACCGCAAACCAAACATGGACTCTTGAGCCCGATGGCACCTATGGAAACCCTTTAGGCTTCGTGTCCACGTGGGGAACACCTCATCCTCTCAACAGGCCCGGCGGTCGCGACTCCGCTCTCGCGATCTTTGACCCCACGGGGGCGGGAAAACTCTGGCTTTTCGGTGGATCGGGCGTCTCGACCTCAGGCGGTCCTGGCTATATGAATGATCTTTGGACCTATGACCTGGGCACCAACGAATGGACGCTTGTGAGCGGTGACCCTACGATCATTGACCAGAACGGTGTGATGAATGCCTTCAACGTGCCCGCGACCACCAACCGACCCGGTGCCCGTGTGGCTTCGAGCGGCTGGTTTCACGCCGGAAAACTTTATGTCTTCGGCGGCTATGGTTATCCCGATAGCAGCTCGCCCTTTGCCGGTGCCCGGGGTCATCTGAATGATCTTTGGGTCTTTGATACAGCCGCCAAAACCTGGGCCATGATCAACGGCAGCAATTTGCATGACAATCCCGGTGACGCGACCATGCCTTCCGCTCGCCGCTGGACGATGCAGTGGAAAGCACCCAATGGCCTAGTCTGGCTCTTCGGTGGTCATGGGGCAGCAAGCAATGGCGTTGGCTATCTGAATGACATGTGGTCCTATAATTCAGCCACCAATACCTGGACTCGCTTTGGCGGTCCGGATTTTATCAACGGAACCATGGTCAGTGGGATGCGTTCGGTCAGCTCCAACATAATCTGGCCCGCCTCGCGCTTTGCAGCCACGACGTGGACCAGCTCTGACGGCAAGCTCTATATGTTCGGCGGTGATGGACGCACGACGAACTGGGGGAACTCCGGCTATCTGAGTGACATCTGGAACTTTGATCCGCTCACCGGACAGTGGACCTGGCTCGCGGGTTTAACACAGAATTCCAATGGTGTGGAAAGCCCATGGGCATCCCTGCCCGGCGGCTATGTTCCACAGGGCACGTTCAGCAGCCTCACTCCCGGCTCCAGGTCCAACGCCATGTCCTGGCCGGATAGCAGCGGCAATGTCTATATCTTCGGCGGAGTGAGTAATTACGGGTATTTCAACGACCTTTGGTATCTTGACTTCTAA
- a CDS encoding SH3 domain-containing protein has translation MKLCPRVTIQNALVLAGLLTVHSGLWAAPVAAKKDGVPVTAEAKKDAAVLVELKKGEVLEAGDREGMFWKVKTKDGKAGFVSVMLVQRQAGEDSNLASALRDEALKARQNNDGSDSTRARSAVMGVRGLDESKDTAMAGNIRPDLRAVYRMEDRVVANARVDRLEHLVLKEIENTNSKQADAAD, from the coding sequence ATGAAATTATGCCCTCGAGTCACAATTCAGAATGCACTTGTCTTAGCCGGACTGCTGACGGTCCATTCCGGGCTTTGGGCAGCTCCCGTTGCAGCGAAAAAGGATGGTGTGCCCGTTACGGCAGAAGCCAAAAAAGATGCGGCTGTCCTTGTCGAACTGAAAAAGGGCGAGGTCCTGGAAGCCGGAGATCGTGAAGGCATGTTCTGGAAAGTCAAAACCAAAGACGGCAAAGCCGGCTTTGTTTCCGTCATGCTCGTGCAAAGACAGGCCGGTGAGGATTCAAACCTGGCGTCCGCCCTGCGTGATGAAGCCTTGAAAGCGAGGCAGAATAATGATGGCAGCGACTCCACCCGAGCGCGTTCCGCGGTCATGGGTGTGAGGGGTCTGGATGAGTCCAAGGACACGGCGATGGCCGGTAACATCCGTCCTGATCTGCGTGCGGTTTATCGTATGGAAGATCGCGTGGTGGCCAATGCCCGCGTGGATCGACTGGAGCATCTCGTTCTGAAAGAGATTGAAAATACTAACAGTAAACAAGCCGACGCCGCGGATTAG
- the tyrS gene encoding tyrosine--tRNA ligase, protein MGFLETMQERGMLAQVTHEDELRAHLASGVRTAYAGFDPTADSLHVGHLLPVLGLRRWQQAGHRVIVLLGGATALIGDPTGKTDMRQMVDPETINARAEHFKKQLAPFIDFKDPKKGIVTNNADWLSKLQYLPLLREFGVHFSVNRMLTAESVRLRLEKGLSFLEFNYMILQSYDFYHLNKHEDCTVQLGGDDQWSNMLGGMELVRRKEQKQAFCVTMPLLVTAEGKKMGKTEKGAVWIDPNLTPPFELFQYFRNIDDSMVEQCLFYFSDLPVAEVKRLGALRGREINDAKIVLAYEATKLIHGEEEANKSKTMAAGLFAGGAGGKPEAPEALVNAKDLPAADEVSVVDILVLAGIFTSKSEARRLIEGGGLTLDNDKVTSTSATLAVARLKTEDGVLVRKGKKSYHTLKLAK, encoded by the coding sequence ATGGGCTTTTTGGAAACAATGCAGGAACGGGGAATGCTGGCGCAGGTAACCCACGAGGACGAGCTGCGGGCTCATCTGGCCAGTGGCGTGCGCACGGCTTATGCCGGCTTTGATCCAACAGCTGATAGCTTGCATGTCGGTCACCTGCTTCCGGTTCTGGGTCTACGCCGTTGGCAGCAGGCCGGTCATCGCGTCATTGTTTTGCTGGGCGGAGCCACGGCTCTGATCGGCGACCCGACCGGCAAGACCGATATGCGGCAGATGGTGGATCCGGAGACGATCAATGCGCGCGCGGAACATTTTAAAAAGCAGCTCGCGCCCTTCATTGATTTCAAAGATCCCAAAAAAGGCATCGTGACGAATAACGCCGACTGGCTTTCGAAGCTCCAGTACCTGCCCCTTCTGCGGGAATTCGGTGTGCATTTTTCCGTTAACCGGATGCTGACCGCGGAATCCGTGCGCCTCCGTTTGGAAAAGGGTCTCTCCTTCCTTGAATTCAATTACATGATTCTGCAGAGCTACGATTTCTACCACCTCAATAAGCATGAAGACTGCACGGTGCAGCTGGGTGGTGATGATCAGTGGAGCAACATGCTCGGCGGCATGGAGCTTGTGCGGAGGAAGGAACAAAAGCAGGCGTTCTGCGTGACGATGCCCCTTCTGGTCACGGCGGAAGGCAAAAAAATGGGGAAAACGGAAAAAGGCGCGGTGTGGATCGATCCGAACCTTACGCCACCCTTCGAGTTGTTCCAGTACTTCCGCAATATTGATGACAGCATGGTCGAGCAGTGCCTCTTCTATTTCAGCGATCTGCCCGTGGCTGAAGTCAAGCGCCTCGGCGCCCTCCGTGGTCGTGAAATCAACGACGCCAAGATCGTGCTGGCCTATGAGGCCACCAAACTCATTCACGGTGAAGAGGAAGCCAACAAATCCAAAACCATGGCGGCTGGACTTTTTGCAGGCGGAGCCGGTGGCAAGCCGGAAGCTCCAGAGGCTTTGGTGAACGCAAAGGATCTGCCGGCCGCGGATGAAGTCAGCGTCGTGGACATTTTGGTTCTGGCGGGTATTTTTACCAGTAAGAGTGAAGCTCGACGCCTGATCGAAGGCGGAGGCCTGACCCTGGATAATGACAAGGTCACCAGCACGAGCGCGACCCTGGCCGTGGCCCGTCTGAAAACCGAGGATGGGGTCCTGGTTCGCAAAGGTAAAAAATCCTATCACACCTTAAAGCTCGCCAAATAG
- a CDS encoding bifunctional adenosylcobinamide kinase/adenosylcobinamide-phosphate guanylyltransferase yields the protein MRPDPLQYPALPTPVLVLGAAYTGKSELAHKTLDPARKTLVIGTADLSEGLIALRVEELRRQRPEHWVHHDGPLDLAGHLRSHAPEYEQILVDSINQWVANLVLTHAQKYSLEQLQPLCEREVFNFCAAVEETRHLTRIVLVSSEVGAGITPPKPVARLFRQLVSRINCRLAEHAAAVLLVSAGIPMLIKGEWPNLPQ from the coding sequence ATGCGACCTGATCCCCTGCAGTACCCGGCCTTGCCTACACCTGTCCTGGTTTTGGGCGCAGCCTATACGGGAAAATCGGAACTGGCGCATAAAACCCTGGATCCGGCGCGTAAAACGCTCGTGATCGGGACCGCGGATTTGTCCGAAGGTTTGATCGCTCTTCGGGTTGAAGAACTGCGGCGGCAAAGGCCGGAGCATTGGGTGCATCATGATGGTCCCTTGGACCTGGCCGGGCATCTGCGTTCGCATGCCCCTGAGTATGAGCAGATCCTGGTGGATTCGATCAATCAATGGGTCGCGAACCTTGTGCTGACTCATGCTCAAAAATATTCACTGGAGCAGCTGCAGCCTCTTTGCGAGCGCGAGGTTTTCAATTTCTGCGCCGCGGTGGAAGAGACGAGGCATCTGACCCGCATCGTGCTCGTGTCCAGTGAAGTCGGCGCGGGCATCACCCCACCAAAACCCGTGGCCCGCCTCTTCCGGCAGCTGGTGAGCCGCATCAACTGCCGCCTGGCCGAACACGCAGCGGCCGTGCTGCTGGTGAGCGCTGGCATCCCGATGCTGATCAAAGGCGAATGGCCGAATCTGCCTCAATGA
- a CDS encoding DNA topoisomerase 3, producing MKSLLTREGQAFFFTVNGLTTVIITEKPSVARDIAQVLGLTRQGKGFIEGPDYKVAWAYGHLVGLAEPHQMNPAWKSWRLADLPMLPESWPLEIMPDTADQFAVLDMLMNDARTQKIICATDAGREGELIFRYIYDKARCRKPVERLWISSLTPEAIRQGLAQLKPSREFDSLADSAKARSRADWLVGMNLSRAWSLVSGEHYSIGRVQTPTLAMLVEREKAILNFVVEDYAVLQAEFSQDGSFPYSTEFFAAGERKTAPVAKRFKPDDPELPSLLTRLQAQTYVVTSLKEKANRMPPPQFYDLTELQRHANRIFGYSAQRTLDLAQDLYEKYKLITYPRTDSRFITEDLQNKLPEIVETLRPRYADELPANFVWRPLGKRFVDAAQVSDHHAILPTGQRSARLTGDHEKLFDMICRRLLTAYMDDFVTRQTDVIVSAANGPADEGFFTRGRKVVDAGWKVLDFGRTHSGEKELPPALAVDRQQDLQKLQSDLRKTVPPPRHTDASLLTAMETAGANLDDKEMSAVMREHGLGTPATRSGMIETLIKRQYIERDKKAFRVTEKGLNLIELVSDEIKSPELTGHWELKLSQMRRGQGTLEEFTHEIMDFVRDMTRACLDKKPAAPRPRAGATSAAAVESVKVGARPRAGATAQAAVDAVSSPAPQARSVVTRGPVAPTRENLRRILKERFGFPEFRNHQEATCMDLVAGRDVLLVMPTGAGKSLCYQLPGLALGGPTLVISPLIALMDDQVQRLQSIGLRADAIHSGKTRPQSQKICQQYADGELEFLFIAPERLGVTGFVPFLAKHKPTLIAIDEAHCISQWGHDFRYDYRRLAERLTPLQPTVTVAMTATATSRVQRDIIDNLSLKNPALHVHGFRRTNIAIEHIELSRKDRPMAAMGLLKSGALPAIVYTPTRKDAEALALLLGRKFRAAAYHAGMDPRSRQKVQTDFLENQLEVIVATIAFGMGIDKANVRTVVHMAVPSSIEGYYQEIGRAGRDGLDSRAVLFFSYADVKTHEYFHKLNYPELKDLQSIQARIPRGGILRMDLATQVRDDDLEQRLERLFMVEALDEDSTGLITTTGKQGWEKAYEEQKAHRHKQLMETIRYVNEMQQCRMLGLLAHFGDPDARGTPCGICDICSPQSSQSKAVRHWTAQEIGIMKKLVLQLSRESKPVSTGKLYRDYAQTMDLHRRDYEDLLQVLAEAGFMTLESASFVKDGETIEYKTVALNQPADRIVWEELKRTTVRLDRSAGKSSRAPASPRRRQGASSRSSREESPEARDVDRVLLETLKVWRKTESKKRKVPAYRILSDRSLEDLAVQKPCDRSRLLEVHGIGEAKLELYGDSLLHLITRSV from the coding sequence ATGAAGAGCCTGTTAACAAGAGAGGGTCAGGCATTTTTTTTTACGGTGAACGGATTGACCACTGTCATTATAACTGAAAAACCTTCTGTGGCTCGCGACATCGCGCAGGTCCTGGGACTCACGCGCCAGGGCAAAGGCTTTATTGAAGGCCCCGACTATAAGGTGGCCTGGGCTTACGGGCATCTTGTTGGACTCGCCGAGCCGCATCAGATGAATCCCGCTTGGAAGTCCTGGCGACTCGCTGATCTGCCGATGCTTCCCGAAAGCTGGCCGCTTGAAATCATGCCGGACACTGCCGATCAGTTTGCAGTGCTCGATATGCTCATGAATGATGCGCGCACGCAGAAAATTATCTGCGCAACGGATGCCGGGCGCGAGGGTGAGCTTATCTTTCGTTATATCTATGACAAGGCCAGGTGCCGTAAGCCTGTGGAGCGGCTTTGGATTTCGTCGCTGACGCCCGAGGCCATTCGGCAGGGACTCGCTCAGCTGAAGCCGTCGCGGGAGTTTGATAGCCTGGCTGATTCTGCCAAGGCTCGCAGTCGTGCGGACTGGCTTGTGGGGATGAATCTATCCCGCGCCTGGTCGCTGGTGAGTGGCGAACATTATTCGATTGGTCGGGTGCAGACGCCGACCCTGGCCATGCTCGTCGAGCGCGAGAAGGCTATTTTGAATTTCGTGGTCGAGGACTATGCGGTTCTGCAGGCGGAATTTTCGCAGGACGGGTCCTTTCCCTATTCCACGGAATTTTTTGCGGCGGGTGAACGGAAGACGGCGCCCGTGGCCAAACGCTTCAAGCCGGATGATCCTGAGCTGCCTTCGCTTTTGACGAGGCTCCAGGCACAGACCTATGTGGTGACGAGCCTCAAGGAAAAAGCCAACCGGATGCCGCCGCCGCAGTTCTATGATTTGACCGAACTGCAACGGCATGCGAACCGAATCTTTGGCTACAGTGCGCAAAGGACTTTGGACCTGGCGCAGGATCTTTATGAGAAGTATAAGCTCATCACCTATCCGCGGACGGACAGCCGCTTTATCACCGAAGATCTTCAGAATAAATTACCGGAGATAGTCGAGACCCTCAGGCCCCGGTATGCGGACGAGCTGCCTGCAAATTTTGTGTGGCGCCCTTTGGGAAAACGTTTTGTGGATGCCGCGCAGGTCAGCGACCACCATGCGATCCTTCCCACTGGACAAAGATCGGCAAGGCTGACTGGCGATCATGAAAAATTATTCGATATGATCTGCCGGCGTCTTCTGACGGCTTATATGGATGACTTTGTCACAAGGCAAACCGATGTGATCGTTTCCGCTGCGAATGGACCGGCGGATGAAGGTTTTTTCACCCGGGGTCGCAAGGTCGTCGATGCAGGCTGGAAGGTTTTGGATTTTGGCCGGACCCACAGCGGGGAAAAGGAATTGCCTCCCGCTTTGGCTGTGGACCGTCAGCAGGATTTGCAGAAACTGCAGTCCGATCTGCGCAAGACCGTTCCCCCGCCCCGGCATACGGATGCCTCGCTCCTGACAGCGATGGAAACCGCGGGAGCGAATCTGGATGATAAGGAAATGTCGGCGGTGATGCGCGAGCACGGACTCGGAACTCCGGCGACGCGGTCGGGTATGATAGAGACTCTGATCAAGCGGCAGTATATCGAGCGGGATAAGAAAGCCTTCCGCGTGACGGAAAAGGGACTGAACCTGATCGAACTGGTCAGCGACGAGATCAAAAGTCCGGAGCTGACCGGACATTGGGAACTGAAGTTAAGTCAAATGCGAAGGGGTCAGGGGACGCTTGAGGAGTTTACGCACGAAATCATGGATTTTGTGCGGGACATGACGCGGGCCTGTCTGGATAAAAAACCTGCGGCTCCACGCCCACGGGCCGGTGCCACGAGCGCTGCTGCGGTCGAAAGCGTGAAGGTCGGTGCGCGGCCGCGAGCGGGAGCGACCGCACAGGCCGCGGTCGATGCCGTTTCATCGCCTGCTCCGCAAGCCCGCAGCGTCGTCACGCGGGGGCCTGTCGCCCCCACGCGCGAGAACCTGCGACGCATTCTGAAAGAACGCTTTGGCTTTCCCGAATTTCGCAATCATCAGGAAGCCACCTGTATGGATCTTGTGGCTGGCCGTGATGTGCTGCTGGTCATGCCCACAGGTGCGGGTAAATCTTTATGCTACCAACTGCCAGGTCTGGCCTTGGGTGGACCAACCTTGGTCATCAGTCCTTTGATCGCCCTCATGGATGATCAGGTGCAGCGCCTCCAAAGCATCGGCCTGCGGGCAGATGCGATTCACTCCGGGAAAACAAGGCCGCAGTCGCAAAAAATCTGTCAGCAGTATGCGGACGGCGAATTGGAATTCCTCTTCATCGCACCAGAAAGACTCGGCGTGACCGGCTTCGTTCCCTTCCTGGCCAAGCATAAACCGACTCTGATCGCGATTGATGAAGCCCACTGCATCTCACAATGGGGTCATGACTTCCGCTATGACTATCGGCGTCTGGCCGAACGCCTCACGCCGCTGCAGCCCACTGTGACCGTGGCCATGACGGCAACAGCGACCAGCCGCGTGCAAAGGGATATCATCGACAATCTTTCGCTGAAAAATCCCGCATTGCATGTGCACGGATTCCGCCGCACCAATATCGCGATCGAACATATCGAACTCAGTCGCAAGGATCGACCGATGGCGGCCATGGGCCTTTTGAAATCCGGGGCCCTGCCTGCGATCGTCTATACTCCGACCCGCAAGGACGCCGAGGCTCTGGCTCTGCTCCTGGGCCGTAAATTCCGGGCTGCCGCTTATCATGCAGGCATGGATCCCCGGAGTCGTCAGAAGGTACAGACGGACTTTCTGGAAAACCAACTCGAAGTTATCGTCGCCACCATTGCCTTTGGCATGGGTATCGACAAGGCCAACGTCAGAACGGTCGTACACATGGCTGTTCCAAGTTCCATCGAAGGCTACTATCAGGAAATCGGTCGCGCCGGACGTGATGGTCTCGATTCGCGAGCCGTGCTCTTCTTCTCCTATGCTGACGTCAAGACTCATGAATATTTTCATAAGCTCAATTATCCCGAGCTGAAAGACCTCCAGAGCATCCAAGCCAGGATTCCACGCGGTGGGATTCTGCGCATGGACCTTGCCACCCAGGTCCGTGATGATGACCTGGAGCAGCGTCTGGAGCGCCTGTTCATGGTCGAAGCCCTGGACGAGGACAGCACCGGCCTGATTACCACAACAGGAAAGCAAGGTTGGGAAAAGGCCTACGAAGAACAAAAGGCCCATCGGCATAAACAGCTGATGGAAACGATTCGCTATGTGAATGAAATGCAGCAATGCCGCATGCTCGGTCTTCTGGCGCATTTCGGTGATCCGGATGCGCGCGGAACGCCCTGCGGCATCTGCGATATCTGCTCGCCCCAAAGCAGTCAGTCCAAAGCCGTCCGCCATTGGACAGCCCAGGAAATCGGGATCATGAAAAAACTGGTCCTGCAGCTTTCCCGTGAATCCAAACCAGTTTCCACGGGTAAACTCTATCGCGATTATGCCCAGACTATGGATCTGCACCGTCGTGATTATGAGGACCTTCTTCAGGTTCTGGCGGAAGCCGGCTTTATGACCCTGGAATCGGCCAGCTTCGTCAAGGATGGGGAAACGATCGAATACAAAACAGTAGCTTTGAATCAACCGGCTGATCGCATCGTCTGGGAGGAATTGAAGCGTACCACCGTAAGACTCGATCGCAGCGCAGGAAAAAGCTCCCGCGCTCCAGCATCACCCCGACGCCGCCAGGGCGCAAGCAGCCGATCTTCGCGCGAGGAGAGCCCCGAGGCTCGTGACGTCGATCGTGTCCTCCTCGAAACGCTCAAGGTCTGGCGTAAGACGGAATCGAAAAAGCGCAAGGTCCCGGCCTATCGGATTCTGAGCGACCGCAGTCTCGAAGATCTGGCCGTGCAGAAACCTTGCGATCGCTCGCGTCTTCTTGAAGTTCATGGCATTGGCGAAGCCAAACTCGAACTCTACGGAGACTCTCTTCTGCATCTCATCACACGCTCTGTATGA